The following coding sequences are from one Ruminococcus flavefaciens AE3010 window:
- a CDS encoding DUF3794 and LysM peptidoglycan-binding domain-containing protein — protein MELKLNRETVPAAETIYDGVQEQALEMDYILPDYCPDIFRLIRCDTLPVITDWSVSGNRLTYELMCDIHILYCGEDSSAVQSVDQRRSFTRTVELGRAADSAEVRLIPKTDHVNYRAVNKRRLDLRGAVSVKISVAGQQEQEVISDAFGMNIQLKKAPVKFAAQKINAVKNVRIEEDMELTPAQPDVSSVLSCRCRAADCDTKLISGKLLAKGEVQVELLYSGNDGAVEHMSFSPVYSQIIDVEGIDDSFECAVAPEVVSCTVTAAADSDGNNRILRCEAEIRLGCRAVKTATAMIAEDAFSTVYPCHVEMSEIKAEQIPAAYDESFRHTAKLGEGDTVPQTIYAMWSEPKNINTRIGEDGRSVVISGMLSYSMAAKDSAGMIVMPDRDEAFEETIGLPEDISGAYVSAEVSVKETAYDISAEGVLTARSDIAVKLSVYSSDSIKAVTNIVIDDSAKKERDGDYAIKLYFSIENENVWDIAKRYSTSVEAIMEENELSGERLENGGMLLIPIVS, from the coding sequence ATGGAATTAAAACTCAACAGAGAGACCGTTCCTGCTGCGGAAACTATATACGACGGCGTACAGGAGCAGGCTCTCGAAATGGATTACATTCTGCCTGATTACTGTCCCGACATATTCAGGCTTATCCGCTGTGATACACTGCCTGTTATCACGGACTGGTCCGTCAGCGGCAACAGGCTCACCTACGAGCTCATGTGCGATATACATATACTCTACTGCGGCGAGGACAGCTCGGCAGTACAGTCCGTTGACCAGCGCAGGAGCTTCACAAGGACGGTTGAGCTGGGCAGAGCGGCGGATTCTGCCGAGGTAAGGCTCATTCCCAAGACCGACCATGTGAACTACCGCGCTGTAAACAAGCGCAGGCTCGATCTGCGGGGAGCTGTTTCCGTGAAGATAAGCGTTGCGGGACAGCAGGAGCAGGAGGTCATATCCGACGCATTCGGCATGAATATACAGCTGAAAAAGGCTCCCGTAAAGTTTGCGGCGCAGAAGATAAACGCCGTGAAAAACGTCCGTATCGAAGAGGATATGGAGCTCACTCCCGCCCAGCCCGACGTGTCAAGTGTTCTGAGCTGCCGCTGCCGTGCTGCGGACTGTGATACAAAGCTTATCTCGGGAAAGCTTCTTGCCAAGGGCGAGGTGCAGGTGGAGCTGCTTTACTCGGGGAATGACGGCGCTGTGGAGCACATGAGCTTCTCTCCGGTCTACAGCCAGATAATCGACGTTGAGGGTATTGACGACAGCTTTGAATGTGCAGTCGCACCCGAGGTGGTGAGCTGTACCGTGACAGCGGCCGCGGACAGCGACGGGAATAACCGCATACTGCGCTGTGAGGCGGAGATACGTCTGGGCTGCCGAGCTGTGAAAACTGCCACAGCAATGATAGCCGAGGACGCCTTTTCAACAGTTTACCCCTGCCATGTTGAAATGTCCGAGATAAAAGCCGAGCAGATACCTGCGGCATACGACGAAAGCTTCCGCCATACCGCAAAGCTTGGTGAGGGAGACACCGTGCCACAGACCATTTACGCCATGTGGAGCGAGCCAAAGAACATCAACACCCGTATCGGTGAGGACGGGCGCTCCGTAGTTATCAGCGGTATGCTGTCCTATTCCATGGCGGCTAAGGACAGCGCAGGCATGATAGTCATGCCCGACCGTGACGAAGCCTTTGAGGAGACCATAGGGCTGCCCGAGGATATAAGCGGAGCATATGTATCGGCTGAGGTAAGCGTTAAGGAGACTGCCTATGACATATCCGCGGAGGGAGTTCTTACAGCAAGGTCTGATATTGCCGTGAAGCTTTCGGTATACAGCTCCGACTCCATAAAGGCGGTCACAAACATAGTTATCGACGACTCCGCCAAAAAGGAGCGCGACGGTGACTATGCAATAAAGCTGTATTTCAGCATCGAAAACGAGAATGTCTGGGACATTGCCAAGCGCTACAGCACCAGCGTGGAAGCTATCATGGAAGAAAACGAGCTCAGCGGCGAGCGCCTTGAAAACGGCGGCATGCTGCTTATCCCTATAGTATCGTGA
- a CDS encoding bis(5'-nucleosyl)-tetraphosphatase, with translation MLHEKSCGAIVYRKYHGNTEILLIKHVNSGHWSFPKGHVEKGETEVETARREIMEETSIDVIIDPTFRETVTYSPKKDTIKVVVYFLAKAKNVDFTPQAGEIAEIRWVDISYAGNILSYENDRTIVAKAKTAIKENH, from the coding sequence ATGCTTCACGAGAAATCATGCGGCGCGATTGTCTACAGGAAATACCACGGCAATACGGAAATTCTGCTGATAAAGCACGTCAACAGCGGTCACTGGTCCTTTCCCAAGGGACATGTGGAAAAGGGCGAGACCGAGGTGGAGACTGCTCGTCGTGAGATAATGGAAGAAACGTCCATAGACGTGATAATTGATCCCACATTCAGAGAAACTGTGACCTATTCACCGAAAAAGGACACCATAAAGGTGGTCGTTTATTTCCTTGCAAAGGCGAAGAATGTTGATTTTACCCCGCAGGCAGGCGAGATAGCCGAGATACGCTGGGTGGACATCTCCTACGCAGGGAATATCCTCTCATATGAGAACGACAGGACTATCGTAGCCAAGGCAAAGACCGCTATCAAGGAGAATCACTGA
- a CDS encoding DUF4317 domain-containing protein yields the protein MNKKETAEIKKNFSDKSGFFIMERVLTAFIDAEKNLRYHNVSSCLTMPVEEHDVYDETLKKVLNTNVGKAFVEYEFPNEAYDEGQPQNILYTLLTSELKDDVACEDFLNHIANNIAYTGPFAVITAYCTYTIRKKDKNDEFAEGEDEMYRYILTAICPVNTSKDGFIFDSVGNEITKKVNTELIISKAPSDGFLYPVFSNRSSDINHVMYYTKNVKSPNVSVVENVLGCTFVMSAESEKNSFQSILKNVVGDDLDYMLIKTVNEKIQEVVEDNKEDTDRVVIDNAKLKDILVDVGLPEERVNMVEPVYEKVCGNAPLTAANLVETKTVLTSPGITVNIKPSAADKVRTSVVEGRRCLLIDIDDPTIEINGLPVTL from the coding sequence ATGAATAAAAAAGAAACGGCAGAAATAAAGAAGAATTTTTCCGATAAGAGCGGCTTTTTCATTATGGAGCGCGTACTCACGGCGTTTATAGACGCGGAGAAGAACCTCCGCTACCACAATGTGAGCTCATGTCTCACCATGCCCGTTGAGGAGCACGACGTATACGATGAGACCCTGAAAAAGGTCCTCAATACCAACGTGGGCAAGGCTTTTGTGGAGTACGAGTTCCCCAATGAGGCTTACGACGAGGGGCAGCCTCAGAATATCCTCTATACACTGCTCACCTCGGAGCTGAAAGACGATGTGGCTTGCGAGGACTTCCTCAACCATATCGCAAACAATATAGCCTACACAGGTCCTTTCGCTGTTATAACAGCCTACTGTACATACACTATCCGCAAAAAGGACAAGAACGACGAGTTCGCAGAGGGCGAGGACGAGATGTACCGCTATATCCTCACGGCTATCTGTCCGGTGAATACAAGCAAGGACGGCTTTATTTTCGACAGCGTGGGCAATGAGATAACCAAAAAGGTCAACACCGAGCTCATTATCAGCAAGGCTCCCTCGGACGGCTTCCTTTACCCTGTTTTCAGCAACAGGAGCTCCGATATCAATCATGTTATGTACTACACCAAGAACGTGAAATCGCCTAATGTATCCGTTGTTGAGAACGTTCTCGGCTGTACCTTTGTAATGTCTGCCGAGAGCGAGAAGAACAGCTTCCAGAGCATACTCAAAAACGTTGTTGGCGACGACCTTGACTATATGCTCATCAAGACCGTAAACGAGAAGATTCAGGAGGTCGTTGAGGACAACAAGGAGGATACCGACAGAGTTGTCATTGACAATGCAAAGCTCAAGGATATCCTCGTTGATGTGGGACTTCCGGAGGAGCGCGTGAATATGGTTGAGCCCGTATACGAAAAGGTCTGCGGAAATGCTCCCCTCACAGCGGCTAATCTTGTGGAGACCAAGACAGTGCTGACTTCGCCCGGTATAACCGTGAATATCAAGCCCTCTGCGGCTGATAAGGTCCGCACAAGCGTGGTGGAGGGCAGAAGATGCCTCCTTATAGATATTGACGACCCCACTATCGAGATAAACGGACTGCCCGTTACATTATAA
- a CDS encoding cohesin domain-containing protein codes for MKHKFTAAFMAAAMTAAGLTGCMEKKQPTSSNKSTETAVTTSASSESSDLPNGEFLSESMELIKLKYADVPDLESGPELKISDTSAKPGETAKVTVSVKGAKGKWSMCGIHVTYPDVLECQLENEENYTAKYEPGNAVAGNSGFVAMDWRENLDEELVREHQLSFFFTTMFMDKQGGDGDIATFFLKVPDDAQVGTVYNLGFYYKESDMFRDLEGDLAFEKYAFTHMTSGTITVR; via the coding sequence ATGAAGCATAAGTTTACTGCGGCTTTTATGGCTGCTGCTATGACTGCCGCAGGTCTTACGGGCTGTATGGAAAAAAAGCAGCCCACTTCTTCAAATAAGAGCACAGAGACTGCCGTGACAACTTCGGCTTCTTCTGAGAGCAGTGACCTTCCTAACGGAGAGTTCTTATCCGAGAGCATGGAGCTCATAAAGCTGAAATATGCGGACGTTCCCGACCTTGAAAGCGGTCCTGAGCTGAAAATAAGCGATACAAGCGCTAAGCCTGGCGAGACAGCAAAGGTCACGGTTTCCGTAAAGGGAGCTAAGGGTAAGTGGAGCATGTGCGGGATCCATGTTACCTATCCTGATGTGCTTGAATGTCAGCTGGAAAACGAAGAAAACTATACTGCCAAGTATGAGCCTGGAAATGCTGTTGCAGGCAATTCGGGCTTTGTGGCTATGGACTGGCGCGAGAATCTTGACGAGGAGCTTGTGAGGGAGCATCAGCTGTCATTCTTCTTCACCACCATGTTCATGGACAAGCAGGGCGGCGACGGAGATATAGCAACATTCTTCCTGAAGGTTCCCGACGACGCTCAGGTCGGCACGGTATACAATTTAGGCTTCTATTATAAGGAGTCCGATATGTTCCGCGACCTTGAGGGCGACCTTGCTTTCGAGAAATACGCATTTACACATATGACAAGCGGAACTATCACAGTCAGATAA
- a CDS encoding ATP-dependent Clp protease ATP-binding subunit, with the protein MIMCSKCKKRPAVVFITSVQGNEKKNEGLCLSCARAQNIPQIKEYMDKLGITDEELDQLSDQMMGMLDGDSFEMGGSGVLPDFITNMFGGNEGEGESSDADDSKGGFDPRSLFGGIRGSSDDDKPSENKEKKSGGFGSRNKEKRQKEPKFLGSYCTNLSQKAAEGKLDAIIGRDDEIARVIQILSRRTKNNPCLIGEPGVGKTAIAEGIALRINEGDVPFNLADKKIYLLDLTALVAGTQFRGQFESRVKGLVDEVKKEGNIILFIDEVHNLVGAGDSEGSMNAANILKPALSRGEVQVIGATTFGEYRKYIEKDSALERRFQPVTVNEPTIEDTVNVLVGIKKYYEEFHRVHISDYLVRVCAVLSERYITDRFLPDKAIDLLDESCAYASIRSAEIAEYEKLKKEIKILEDMESSISEEEEIDYKALAEVKGKLIHTRESAAAAKEKAENVNVVESDVTKVIERWTGIPASKIAENEFMKIARLEDSLKKRIIGQDEAVGVLTRAIKRTRVQLSKRRRPASFIFVGPTGVGKTELVKVLAEELFDSPDPLIRLDMTEYMEKHSVARMIGSPPGYVGYEEAGQLTEKVRRKPYSVILFDEIEKAHPDVMNILMQILDEGKVDDAHGRTVNFANTIICMTSNAGSTDKSIGVGFNRTANEVTRDKAMKGLRDFLRPEFISRIDEIVVFKDLTKEDYAKIAALNLDEMNEPLAEKNITLGYTDDALKLIAEKSFGKPYGARDIRRVIRQEIEDKVADIIIEKASEIGKIEISAKDGELVVKGRKEKAKDEA; encoded by the coding sequence ATGATAATGTGCAGTAAATGCAAAAAAAGACCTGCGGTGGTTTTCATAACCTCTGTGCAGGGAAACGAGAAGAAAAACGAGGGTCTGTGCCTTTCATGTGCGAGAGCGCAGAATATCCCTCAGATAAAGGAATACATGGATAAGCTGGGTATAACCGACGAGGAGCTGGATCAGCTCTCCGACCAGATGATGGGAATGCTGGACGGCGACAGCTTTGAAATGGGAGGCTCGGGCGTACTTCCTGATTTCATCACAAATATGTTCGGGGGAAATGAGGGCGAAGGAGAAAGCTCCGATGCTGATGACAGCAAGGGCGGATTTGATCCGAGAAGCCTGTTCGGAGGTATTCGCGGAAGCTCCGACGATGATAAGCCATCGGAAAACAAGGAGAAAAAAAGCGGCGGCTTCGGCAGCAGGAATAAGGAAAAAAGGCAGAAGGAGCCTAAGTTCCTCGGAAGCTACTGCACCAATCTATCACAGAAAGCTGCTGAGGGAAAGCTTGACGCTATCATCGGCAGAGATGACGAGATAGCAAGAGTTATACAGATACTTTCAAGACGTACCAAAAACAACCCCTGTCTCATCGGTGAACCCGGTGTCGGTAAGACAGCTATCGCAGAGGGTATAGCTCTGCGCATAAACGAGGGCGATGTGCCCTTCAACCTTGCGGATAAGAAGATATACCTCCTCGATCTTACAGCTCTCGTTGCGGGAACTCAGTTCCGCGGACAGTTTGAGAGCCGTGTAAAGGGACTTGTTGACGAGGTAAAGAAAGAGGGCAATATCATACTCTTTATCGACGAGGTGCATAACCTTGTAGGCGCAGGAGACTCAGAGGGCTCCATGAACGCCGCAAATATCCTGAAGCCTGCCCTTTCAAGAGGCGAGGTGCAGGTAATAGGTGCTACAACCTTCGGTGAATACCGCAAGTACATCGAAAAGGACTCCGCTCTGGAGCGCCGTTTCCAGCCTGTTACCGTAAACGAGCCTACTATCGAGGACACAGTTAACGTTCTTGTGGGCATCAAGAAGTACTATGAAGAATTCCACAGAGTACACATCTCAGACTATCTGGTAAGAGTCTGTGCTGTTCTTTCAGAGAGATATATCACTGACAGATTCCTGCCCGATAAGGCTATCGACCTGCTGGACGAGAGCTGCGCATACGCTTCCATACGCTCTGCCGAGATAGCCGAGTATGAGAAACTCAAAAAGGAGATAAAGATACTGGAGGATATGGAAAGCTCCATATCCGAGGAGGAAGAGATAGACTACAAGGCACTTGCAGAGGTCAAGGGCAAGCTCATACACACCCGTGAGAGCGCGGCTGCGGCAAAGGAAAAGGCTGAGAACGTAAACGTTGTGGAGTCTGACGTTACCAAGGTCATCGAGCGCTGGACGGGTATCCCCGCAAGCAAGATCGCAGAGAACGAGTTCATGAAGATAGCAAGGCTGGAGGACTCCCTCAAGAAGCGCATTATCGGTCAGGACGAGGCTGTAGGCGTGCTCACAAGAGCTATCAAGCGCACAAGAGTACAGCTGAGCAAGCGCCGCAGACCTGCTTCGTTCATATTCGTGGGTCCTACAGGCGTGGGCAAGACAGAGCTTGTAAAGGTTCTTGCCGAGGAGCTCTTTGATTCTCCCGACCCGCTTATCAGACTTGATATGACAGAGTATATGGAGAAGCACTCCGTTGCCCGTATGATAGGCTCTCCTCCCGGCTATGTAGGCTATGAGGAGGCAGGACAGCTCACCGAAAAGGTGCGCCGCAAGCCTTACTCTGTAATACTCTTCGACGAGATCGAAAAGGCTCACCCCGACGTTATGAATATACTCATGCAGATACTGGACGAGGGCAAGGTGGACGACGCCCACGGCAGAACTGTAAACTTTGCAAATACCATAATCTGTATGACCTCAAATGCAGGCTCTACAGACAAGAGCATTGGTGTGGGCTTCAACCGCACAGCCAATGAGGTCACAAGGGATAAGGCTATGAAGGGACTGAGAGATTTCCTGCGTCCCGAATTCATAAGCCGTATCGACGAGATAGTAGTGTTCAAGGATCTCACCAAGGAGGACTACGCTAAGATAGCTGCCCTCAACCTTGACGAGATGAATGAGCCCCTTGCCGAAAAGAATATCACCCTCGGCTATACAGACGATGCGCTGAAGCTCATTGCGGAGAAATCTTTCGGAAAGCCCTACGGCGCAAGAGATATCCGCCGTGTTATCCGTCAGGAAATTGAGGATAAGGTGGCTGACATCATTATAGAAAAGGCTTCTGAGATAGGAAAGATAGAAATATCTGCCAAGGACGGCGAGCTGGTCGTTAAGGGCAGAAAGGAGAAAGCAAAAGATGAAGCATAA
- a CDS encoding DUF5711 family protein, with product MYDADDIVDQKNRKRRRKRLRRLLTILLVAALGTGLYFTRDKWYNKLRGIGEQYRTIVNTGQLAEGNFPIEVSGGADYQLVSSGKKMIVLSDTYTYFYDTDGNLLKRRQHTYTNTVLRAAGGKALLYENGGNEFSVENEEQILYEKNFADKQILFARISEEGFTAVVTTSENYSCELEVYDKRGNGIYKRQCIEKVSDVSFINGSKGCVLSYISAENGQLVTNVQEINLSEKGEKWTSPGLNTLGLEVCGFGNGAFVLGTDACGYVDSSGQISSYYSYDGELVAGASENGNSAVIVNNDDRRKYIMAIFTGCDSEPLIVELSEPSVDVAIYEDLAYVMCQGNIKAFDFNGGLRSIAEVSDSYTGFVRNQEHIFLKGYNKIDRIDYES from the coding sequence ATGTACGACGCCGACGACATCGTCGATCAGAAAAATCGAAAGAGGCGGCGGAAAAGGCTTAGACGTTTATTGACAATACTGCTGGTAGCAGCTCTTGGAACGGGTCTTTATTTTACCCGCGATAAGTGGTATAATAAGTTAAGGGGAATAGGTGAACAGTACAGGACTATCGTAAACACAGGTCAGCTGGCTGAGGGAAATTTTCCCATTGAGGTCAGCGGCGGTGCCGATTACCAGCTTGTCTCATCAGGCAAGAAGATGATCGTGCTCAGCGATACTTACACTTACTTTTATGATACTGACGGAAATCTTCTGAAGCGCCGTCAGCATACATACACCAATACGGTACTTCGTGCAGCAGGCGGAAAAGCTCTGCTCTACGAAAACGGCGGAAATGAATTCAGCGTAGAGAATGAGGAACAGATCCTCTATGAGAAGAATTTCGCCGATAAGCAGATCCTTTTTGCGAGGATCAGCGAGGAAGGCTTTACAGCGGTAGTCACTACATCCGAAAACTACAGCTGTGAGCTGGAGGTATATGATAAAAGGGGAAATGGCATATACAAAAGACAGTGTATCGAAAAGGTCAGCGACGTGAGCTTCATCAACGGAAGCAAGGGTTGCGTGCTGAGCTATATCTCAGCTGAAAACGGTCAGCTCGTTACAAATGTTCAGGAAATAAACCTCAGTGAAAAAGGTGAGAAATGGACGTCTCCCGGACTCAATACTCTCGGACTTGAGGTGTGCGGTTTCGGAAACGGAGCTTTCGTGCTCGGTACAGACGCCTGCGGATACGTTGACAGCAGCGGTCAGATAAGCTCGTATTACTCATACGACGGCGAGCTTGTTGCAGGTGCCAGCGAGAACGGCAACTCGGCTGTCATCGTAAATAACGACGACAGAAGAAAATATATTATGGCAATATTCACAGGCTGCGATTCTGAGCCTCTCATCGTTGAGCTCAGCGAGCCGTCGGTAGACGTTGCCATATATGAGGACCTTGCCTATGTAATGTGTCAGGGCAATATCAAAGCCTTTGACTTTAACGGCGGGCTCCGTTCCATTGCTGAGGTAAGCGATTCCTACACAGGCTTTGTACGAAATCAGGAGCATATTTTCCTGAAGGGCTATAATAAAATAGACCGTATAGACTATGAAAGCTGA
- the truA gene encoding tRNA pseudouridine(38-40) synthase TruA, which translates to MRNLKVMIAYRGTKYHGFQRQSNAMTVQEMLESKVSKVLNEPVTITGCSRTDTGVHANMFCFNVKTESKINCLGFCRGVNGELPDDISILSCEDAPLDFHARFDCKGKEYVYKIHCSESKNPFAADLMLHYRRKFDIEAARRASRYFVGTHDFSSFCADCTNVSTTVRTIYSFRIENSGDSVIMLVKGNGFLYNMIRIMAGTLLDVSEKRIAPDDIPAILAAKDRLQAGRTAMAHGLYLNRVFYSEEELLKDI; encoded by the coding sequence ATGCGCAATCTGAAAGTGATGATAGCCTACAGAGGCACTAAGTACCACGGTTTTCAGCGGCAGAGCAATGCCATGACCGTGCAGGAGATGCTTGAAAGCAAGGTCTCAAAGGTGCTAAACGAGCCTGTGACCATTACAGGCTGCTCACGGACGGATACGGGAGTCCACGCCAATATGTTCTGCTTTAATGTAAAGACCGAAAGCAAAATAAACTGCCTCGGCTTTTGCAGGGGCGTAAACGGCGAGCTTCCCGATGATATATCTATACTCAGCTGTGAGGACGCACCTCTTGATTTCCATGCACGTTTCGACTGTAAGGGAAAGGAGTATGTCTATAAAATACACTGCAGCGAGTCGAAGAATCCCTTTGCGGCAGATCTTATGCTGCATTACAGGAGAAAATTCGATATTGAGGCTGCAAGACGGGCTTCCCGGTATTTCGTTGGGACCCATGATTTTTCATCGTTTTGTGCCGACTGCACAAATGTTTCCACTACTGTAAGAACGATTTATTCTTTCAGAATAGAAAATAGTGGAGATTCTGTGATAATGCTTGTAAAAGGCAACGGTTTTTTGTATAATATGATTAGGATAATGGCGGGGACTCTTCTGGACGTCAGCGAAAAGCGCATAGCTCCCGATGATATACCTGCTATCCTTGCAGCAAAAGACCGCCTTCAGGCAGGAAGAACGGCAATGGCTCACGGACTGTACCTGAACCGTGTGTTCTACAGTGAGGAGGAGCTGCTGAAAGATATATAA